A stretch of the Zeugodacus cucurbitae isolate PBARC_wt_2022May chromosome 6, idZeuCucr1.2, whole genome shotgun sequence genome encodes the following:
- the LOC105216884 gene encoding transmembrane protein 18, which translates to MVDPNFIEVNEITGYWSYLASIDWNDPWLIGLIALHILTTVTTLMTRNSTNFQIFLFLILLSAAYCSESINEFAAARWKSFSKQQYFDSNGLFISTVFSIPILLNCMLIIGAWMYNSLQIMVTLKRAQLLQQAKRDQQEKKLQSAKEVATEHVKSE; encoded by the exons ATGGTAGATCCGAATTTCATAGAAGTTAATGAAATAACCGGGTATTGGTCGTATTTGGCAAGT aTTGACTGGAACGATCCGTGGCTGATTGGACTCATAGCATTGCATATTCTTACAACGGTGACAACACTGATGACAAGGAACtccacaaattttcaaatatttttatttttaatactat TATCTGCTGCCTACTGCTCGGAAAGCATTAATGAATTTGCGGCAGCTAGATGGAAAAGCTTCTCCAAACAGCAGTACTTTGATAGTAATGGGCTTTTCATTTCGACAGTATTCTCAATACCGATATTACTGAACTGTATGCTAATAATT ggTGCTTGGATGTACAATTCGCTGCAAATTATGGTTACACTGAAAAGAGCACAGCTTCTGCAGCAAGCGAAGCGAGAtcaacaagaaaaaaagttaCAGTCTGCCAAAGAAGTTGCTACAGAGCATGTAAAAtctgaataa
- the LOC105216883 gene encoding ubiquitin carboxyl-terminal hydrolase 35: MAVKQNNTEANAAPAPVNGNAVGGVSTTGGSMAGVTGGVGVGSSNGITGVVVGVGGGTKTKKLNAKANLGAEMSGNPDPNQPACSGVDSSVPIKPKINMKSTSGSSGNGGGGGEAGNIGGQSSKNTTDITHILHLIELVELNQQHISFGPDIVKIYHHIINELARVQTPRQIPKELKRFKEDIVKVGEFFGKANEKRVYLFYLRVVCQLITQGEGEPPSCAIAIIFQLFSSEMVFEAVQLMLDQKIPEQNIRKTVKLLSEWLRMCNFCQNLNLWILAILRGLQEQQKFSLFRDIALDNIEPLFTSLILPVLRPKVYPIVCHMLSFIDQTPVVFHKILPKFPRVITYLKQQSNSQEDYAEETKKILQKLVDLTKSLMVRFYGYDDLYEAIELVMKDIPLSYDLPGYGNSAKSADDISAGTEIIPHESNAKVGLVNLGNTCYMNSVLQALAMTKEFSREILLSQSKSPLLIKMQQQIALMLYSTRFELTPSRVFSATRPPGFSPGLQQDSSEYLGYLLETLHEQEMLFRKKQGNDMANAAKVINENKVAIADGEAAEPIAKSAKQAEKENCSSNSGEGATAYFNATQTPHASTSESANTATDNKTNSNTDIDDKSAAPTNSNNSANDCKDNAVATSTIDKTFTGKLATTYECLTCGWKSRIVDSFRDLQLSFPEVKNDCASNYSVQDLIDYYCSPEKLYGDNQYFCERCKKLSDAERYINVISAPKNLILTLKHFKYDQKYHTRAKLMHKVFHDEKVSVKVCAAETLEEIASVHYDLYAGVVHSGFSMDSGHYYTYAADITNKWYKFNDNVVTPSKSEELHNLTPPNTPYILFYQMGARSNEVSSFEGTTTKVVKVDVPNPLSLEELSSDLRNYINHDNYIFAEEIKERIIKSGGRAALQSALAAKRNGNGRGGGGGRSDYDDDNDSDQPPPASGCGGNALDINVNRFVY, from the exons ATGGCTGTGAAGCAAAACAACACGGAAGCGAACGCTGCGCCCGCACCCGTTAATGGGAACGCCGTAGGAGGAGTTAGTACGACCGGCGGGTCTATGGCTGGTGTAACGGGCGGTGTGGGAGTTGGTAGTAGCAATGGCATTACAGGCGTAGTGGTTGGAGTCGGTGGTGGTACAAAAACCAAGAAGCTTAACGCTAAAGCCAATTTAGGTGCCGAAATGAGTGGTAACCCTGATCCAAATCAACCTGCTTGTAGTGGTGTCGATAGCAGTGTCCCAATCAAacccaaaataaatatgaagtcGACGTCTGGATCAAGCGGAAATGGTGGTGGTGGAGGTGAAGCTGGAAACATTGGCGGTCAATCGAGTAAAAACACCACTGATATTACACATATTTTACATCTTATTGAATTGGTCGAATTAAACCAGCAGCATATATCTTTTGGACCAGatatagtaaaaatttatcATCACATAATCAATGAATTAGCGCGTGTGCAAACTCCCAGACAAATTCCCAAAGAACTTAAGCGCTTTAAAGAGGATATAGTCAAAGTTGGCGAATTCTTCGGTAAAGCGAATGAGAAACGGGTCTATCTTTTCTATCTACGTGTTGTCTGTCAGCTTATAACACAAGGAGAGGGTGAGCCACCTTCATGCGCTATCGCCATAATATTCCAGTTGTTTAGCTCCGAAATGGTTTTCGAAGCGGTGCAGTTAATGTTGGACCAAAAAATACCTGAACAGAATATAAGGAAGACTGTTAAACTACTTAGCGAATGGTTACGAATGTGTAATTTTTGCCAAAATCTAAACCTATGGATATTAGCCATACTAAGAGGTCTCCAGGAACAACAAAAGTTTTCACTCTTTCGTGATATTGCCTTGGATAATATAGAACCATTGTTCACATCGCTTATATTGCCAGTGTTGCGGCCTAAAGTATATCCCATCGTATGTCATATGTTGTCCTTCATTGACCAAACACCGGTAGTGTTTCACAAG ATTTTGCCCAAGTTTCCACGTGTTATAACTTATCTGAAGCAACAATCGAATAGCCAGGAAGACTATGCTGAAGAAACCAagaaaattctacaaaaattaGTGGATTTAACTAAATCGTTAATGGTGCGCTTCTACGGCTATGATGATTTGTACGAGGCCATT GAGCTTGTTATGAAGGATATACCACTTTCGTATGATTTGCCAGGCTATGGGAACAGCGCTAAAAGTGCTGATGATATCAGTGCGGGTACAGAAATTATACCACATGAAAGTAATGCAAAAGTCGGTCTAGTTAATTTAGGCAACACATGCTACATGAACAGCGTTTTACAAGCATTAGCTATGACAAAGGA ATTTAGTCGGGAAATATTGTTGTCACAAAGCAAGTCACCACTactgataaaaatgcaacaacagatTGCATTGATGCTCTATTCAACTCGATTCGAGTTGACGCCATCGCGCGTTTTCAGCGCTACACGACCACCAGGTTTTTCTCCGGGCTTACAACAGGACAGCTCTGAATACCTGGGTTATTTGTTGGAAACGCTACACGAACAGGAAATGTTGTTCCGCAAAAAGCAAGGAAATGATATGGCGAATGCAGCAAAAGTGATCAATGAAAACAAAGTAGCAATAGCAGATGGCGAGGCAGCAGAACCGATTGCCAAAAGTGCAAAGCAAGCCGAAAAAGAGAATTGTAGCAGCAACAGTGGGGAAGGTGCCACGGCATACTTCAACGCAACACAGACCCCGCACGCATCCACAAGTGAAAGTGCTAACACCGCCAccgacaacaaaacaaacagtaACACGGATATTGATGACAAGTCCGCCGCGCCAACTAATTCCAATAATAGCGCTAATGATTGCAAAGATAACGCTGTGGCAACTAGCACAATTGATAAAACGTTTACGGGCAAACTGGCAACCACTTACGAATGCCTCACATGTGGCTGGAAGAGTCGCATAGTTGATAGTTTTCGTGATTTGCAACTATCCTTTCCGGAGGTGAAAAATGATTGCGCTTCCAATTACTCTGTACAAGATCTCATCGACTACTACTGTTCGCCAGAGAAACTATACGGCGACAACCAATACTTCTGCGAGCGGTGTAAGAAACTTAGCGACGCTGAACGTTACATCAATGTTATTAGTGCACCGAAAAATCTCATATTGACATTGAAACACTTTAAGTATGATCAAAAGTATCATACACGCGCCAAATTGATGCACAAAGTGTTTCACGATGAAAAG GTATCTGTAAAGGTTTGCGCAGCGGAAACATTGGAAGAGATCGCTTCGGTGCATTATGATCTCTATGCTGGCGTCGTACATTCAGGCTTCAGTATGGACTCTGGGCACTATTACACTTACGCTGCTGATATCACCAATAAGTGGTACAAATTCAATGACAATGTCGTGACACCGTCTAAGTCAGAAGAGCTGCACAATCTCACGCCACCCAATACACCCTACATACTGTTCTATCAAATGGGTGCACGTTCCAATGAAGTGTCGTCATTCGAGGGAACCACAACAAAAGTGGTGAAAGTTGATGTGCCAAATCCATTGTCTTTGGAGGAGCTCTCTAGCGATTTGCGAAATTATATTAATCATGATAATTACATTTTCGCCGAGGAGATCAAGGAGCGTATCATAAAGAGCGGCGGTCGAGCAGCTTTGCAGAGTGCGTTGGCGGCAAAACGGAACGGTAATGGCCGCGGTGGAGGCGGTGGTCGTAGCGACTACGACGATGATAACGATTCGGATCAACCACCGCCGGCCAGTGGCTGTGGTGGTAATGCACTTGATATTAATGTTAATCGCTTTGTGTACTAA